One Pseudoalteromonas rubra genomic window, AGTTAGAACAAATGGGCGCACGTTCCTTGCTATGATAGTTTTTTAGATCCGCCAACGACAAGGTACCCGGGGCAATTTCGGCTTTTTGCACAGCTCGTACGATGTCATCGGCATTTTTACCTTCATAGAAGCCTTTTAGGCCAAATTCAGCCACTTCCCGGTACAACTTTGCCAATTGAGGGTTACGTAATAATGTTCCTGTTTCAAGTGGTTTACCGTCAGGATAAAAATACTCTTTCGCAGGAGACAATTTAGTTAGTCCCGGGTTAAGTTCCTTCTTTAATAGCATGTGTAACCGGGGTGATACCTTAAAGCCATTTTCAGCTAACGCGATTGCCGGCTTGAACAAGTGACGCCATTTGAGTTTTCCATACTTGTCATGTGCTTGTTTTAAAGCATACAAAATACCTGGCGTACCAACAGAGCGGCCACCCACAACGGCTTCCATCCACCGCACCGGTTTGCCTTCTTTGTCTAAAAATAACGATGGTTTTGCCCCTTGCGGCGCCGTTTCACGACCATCAAAAGTTGTCAGGTATTCATTTTCTTTATCATAGTGAAGAATAAACGCCCCCCCGCCAATACCCGAAGACTGCGGTTCTACCAGTGTCAGCACCAGCTGAGCAGCAATAGCAGCATCAATAGCACTACCACCTTGTTGCAGCATTAACTGCCCCGCTTTACTGGCATGTGCATTGGCTGCAACCACCATATACTTTTTGGCGATTTTTTCTTTTTTAAGCTGCAATCCGGTCGCAGCCTCGGGTTCTCTGACTTCTCTGGTGTTACTGTCTAATGCTGAACAAGTGAATGGCAATACGGCGCCAAGCGCCAGTGCGGCTAGTGATAGGCGATGTTTCATAGAGTCTGGAAATTCTTCTGATAGATGATTGGCATCATAAAAGTAAACAGGCACAATATGCAAAAAAATTCTAAGAAATATTATGTTTGATCTGCCATTAGCGCCCCGTTACGTATTGCCGCCTGCGATTTTGATTGCCTTTTGTACTTTGCTTATGTTGCCGCCTGTTCAGGAGTTATTACTCTTTAACCGAGAGTTGATCGAGCAAGGCGAGTTGTGGCGGATCTGGACCAGCCAGTATGTTCACACCAATTGGATGCACTGGTTACTGAATGTCATTGGTATCGGGTTTATCTGGGTATTACATGCAGAATACCGCACGCCCAAAACTTATGCGATACACCTGCTGCTACTCGGGCTTTGGACCGGAATTGGCATTTGGCTATTTTGTCCGGATATCCGTATTTATACCGGACTAAGCGGACTGCTTCACGGTGTGATCGTCTGGGGAGCGATAAAAGACATCAAAGTCGGTGAAAGAACCGGAATTCTGTTATTTTTAGGTATTCTGGGTAAGCTCGCCTGGGAACAGTACGCCGGACCCAGTGCTGAAGTTGGTGAGCTTATTTCGTCACGCGTTGCCATTGAGTCGCACTTGATTGGTGCTGTTGGCGGTATGGTGTTGGCCTTGCCTTTACTATGGCAAAAAAAATAGCACGACGGTGGCGCAGCCCGAATGACCTGCGCCACGCATCAACTATAAGTTTTCTTTAAACAACTTATAGATACGACGATATTCGTCCAGCCAGCTCGAAGGCTGCACAAAGCCATGCGGTTCTACCGGGTAAATTGCCGTTTCATAGTTTTCTTTCTCCAGTTCAATCAATCTCTGTACCAATCGAACTACATCCTGGAAAAACACATTGTCATCAATCATTGGGGCATTGATCAACATAGGCTTGTTGAGGCCTTCAGCAAAATAAATGGGTGAACTACGACGATATGCAATTGGATCATCCGCCGGGCGATTCAGAATATTAGACGTGTAAGGGTCGTTATAATAAGCCCAATCTGTAACAGGTCTAAGCGCTGCCCCGGCCTGGAATAATTCAGGCTGCGTGAACAAAGCCATAAAGGTCATAAATCCACCATACGACCCGCCATAGGTGCCAACTGCGCCCTTATCAACATTGACGTTCTCAACCATCCAGTTTACGCCATCAGCCAAATCTTCGATCTCCGGCTTACCCATATGACGATAAATAGCCGTACGCCAGTCTCGTCCGTATCCCTTTGATGCCCGGTAGTCCATGTCCATTACCACATATCCTTCACTGGCAAGTAAAGAGTGAAACATAAACTCGCGGAAGTACACTGACCAGCCAAGATGAGAGTTTTGCAGATATCCCGCACCATGGTTAAAAATCACCGCTTTACGCGTATTGCCTTGCTCTCCTTCCTGATAATCTGCAGGATAGTAAACTTTCGCATAAATAGGTTGGTCGGTATTGCTAGATGGTATCGCAACGACTTTAGGTGCAATGAGTTTTTTACTTAAAAACGCGTCTGATACTGTATTTGTAATTTGTTTTACTTCACTTCCAGGTTCAGCTTTTGCAATGTATAGCTCTGGAGGCATAACAATTTTTGAATGCGTCAACAAGAGTTTGCTTTCATCCGGGCTCAATACATAATCTGTCATACCATTGAGATTGGTTAATGCCTCCAAATTGCCAGATTGCACACCTACGCGGTATATTTCGTAAATACCTGGGTGCTTTTTATTCGCTTTAAAATAGATTGCAGCGTTGTCTTTGGTAAGCGTCAACTCTGAAACTTCGAACTTTCCTGATGTTAATTGGGTCGCTTTTTCATTCAGGGGCTTGGTGTACAAATGGCTGTAACCTGACTCTTCAGACAGATAGTACAGCGTGTCCTTGTTATTGAGCCAGCCAAAATCGTTGTGTGTATAGTTCACCCAGGCCTCATCGTGCAGACGATGCTGAGACACGAGTTTATTGTTACTAAAGTCTACTGTCGCTATCCAACGATCTTTGTTATCCCAGGATTCAAGCATCAGCGCAACTTCAGTTCCCTGCGTATTCCATTGGATGGGAGATTGGTCCCAACCCCAATCAAGTATCAGTGTGATATGACGTGGTGCTTTTTTGCTGCTATAGGTCTTACCCTGTGCCTCTGCATTTTCTCTTCTGACCTCAGCCAGCACATCTTCATCAAAACCTGGTAAAGTGTCGTATCTCAGTGATTGCTGCTGCTTGGTTTTCAGATCTATAACTATTAGTGTGTGTTCAACCGGTTTATTATCCGCAACGCGACTACGAGCCTTTACCGGGTCGATGTTGCCATCCTGTGTCACATAGTTTGGCATGATGTCCTGAGCACTACGTTCAGGCATGTCTTTGGTTGTAGCCACGATGAGTTTGTCGCCTGCCGGAGACAAACTGCTTTCTACGATGCGCTGGTCTTTGCCCAGGTAAAAGAGATTATTGTCTATGGTGCTATTTTGATCTACCAACGCTTTTTTCCGGCTTTGTGCGTCTTTGGCGTTCTTGTGCTGCAGTGCTACATAGCTAATCAATTGATGCTGTTCTTGTGCAATATAACTGGTTGGCTCAGTGACGCCCAACGGCGCATCTGTGACAATCAATTTAGCCAGCTCGGTTGTCAGGCCTGTGTTAAGGTCAATCGCATAAAACGTATTGTCAGCAAGATACGCAAGTTGCCCTGAGGTCAAAAACTGAAGTTGCTCAGCTTTTTGACTTGATCTGGTTAACTGCCTTACTTGGTTATTGCTGATATCTTTAACGAACACATTTCCTGCAAAAACATAAGCCTGTAGCTTACCATCACTTGAATAAACAGCATCATCAGCACCTACTTGGTGTTTGTCAGATAAGTCGACCTGCTCAATTCCTTGTCCATCGTACTTAAACGTATCTCTTAATTCGCTCCCTGATTGTTTTTGCTTAAACAAAACAGATTGACTATTTGCACTCCAAAAGCCACCTTCAGGCTTTCTGCCAAGCCAGTCTGGATCAGCCATTGCCTGTTCGAGGGTAATCGCCTGAGAGCCAGTTGTCTCGACAGTGGTCGCTATAGTTATTGGGGACGTGACTTGGGAGTTTTGATTATTGTTACTGTTTTGTGTGACCTGACAACCAGCTAAAAATAACGCGGATGCCACGGCGAGAGAAGTAAGAGATTGTTTCATTTTATGAATTATCTAAAATTGCAATTGAAACCTAATTTAAGCAAATGAAACCAGATAATTCGAACAATTTTAGACAAACAACCAGACAGAGCGTTTATTGCAAAAAAAAGGCCAGTAAAACTACTGGCCAAATACTCTCTGCGCTCACATAGTCGTTGATGGACAACGAGTATGAAATGAGGCCTATCCACGCCTCATAAAAGTAGACCTGCGATTGACAGAATAAGTTCCAAAAAAATTCATTTTTTTTATTTTTTTTGTAATGCCCTGATCTGCTTTGCGGTATTAATCCTTAAGTTCTTCTTTCGCAAGGCCTGTGCCCTTTAAAGTGTGATCAGCCCATCCAAAATCAGTAACAGCATAACGCCACTGACGATAAACCATAGTATCGATGCCATAGCGAACGGCCGCCAGCCACTTTGACGCAACATTGCCATGGACACACCACTGCCTATCAGAAACAAGCTCGCAACCAACACTGATTTAGCACCACTATAAAGTAGTGACCACACAGGTTGGTAGTTTGGCAACCAGGTATTGATCATCGCCGCGGCAATGAAGCCGATGATGAACAAAGGAATACTGGCTTTTTCAGAAGAGCGCCAGAACACACCTGCCATAGCAGCATAGGGCACGATCCACATCGCCCTGGTAAGTTTAATCGTTGTTGCCATCGTAAGAGCAACGGGCCCATATACTGAGGCTGCTGCTACGACACTGCTGGTGTCGTGAATTGCCAGTGCACTCCATAAAGCAAATTGACTTTCTGAAAGCGAGAAGTAATGCCCAAGCCAGGGAAAAATGAGCAGGCCAAGCGCATTTAAAGCGAAAATGACACTCAGCGAAATGGCGATTTCATCCTGCCTTGCTTTGATCACTGGGGCCATCGCTGCAATCGCACTACCACCGCAAATTGCTGTGCCAAATGAGATCAGCGTGCCTGTATTACGATTAAGTCGAAATACCTGGCTAAGAAGTTCGCCCAAACCTATGATTGCGGTGATGCTGATGATGGTTAAAACCAGGGAGCTACGACCGACAGCGAGTACTTCTTCGATATTGACGTTAAATCCCAAGCCAATGACGGCCAACTTTAGTAACCATTTTGATGCGTTGTTGGATAAATCAGGTAACGGATTACCCAATATGAGCGCAAAGCCAAGTCCGATGAACAGTGCTGAAGAGGCGCTGGCAAATGGCGATAGGGCAAATAAGAAGGCTAATAAAAATAAAGTTTTGTGGAAGCCAGGTCGTTCTAATAACATATGTACGCTCGCACGCAGTCACCAGATAAAATTGCGCCGGATAATGATAATCACGGCGCACTTATACCCTAGTTAAGGATTAGGGCATGGCTTGTCTCGGCGATCCCTGGGTAAGCTGATTCCGGGAGTATTTCAGCCAGGTCAGCAAGGCGCTCGCCAAGCTCGTGCAGACTATTAGCTGACACGTTAATATGACCCATTTTTCTGCCTGGTTTTGCGGCTTTTCCGTACCAGTGGCTGGTTACACCTGGTATCTGCAATACGTCAGTTGGAATGTTTTCCTGTCCCAAAACGTTGACCATGGCTGTTGGCCTGATCAGAGTGGTATCGCCTACAGGTAAGCCCGCGATGGCACGAATATGATTTTCAAACTGACTAACGTGACTACCTTGTTGTGTCCAATGTCCGGAATTGTGCACCCGAGGTGCTATTTCATTTACCAATAACGTGCCGTTGACGTCAAAAAACTCAATCGCCAGGACACCAACATAGTCAAGTTCACTTGCCAATGCTGAGAATGCCGATTCTGCCTGAGCCTGAATTGCCGACTTTTCTTTACCTGCGATAGACAGTGTTAGCACGCCATTGGTATGTTGATTTTCCGTCAAAGGATAGATTCGGCACTGACCATTGCGATCTCGCACACCAATGATTGACACTTCACGGTCGAATGGGATCATTTGTTCAGCGATAATGGCGTGAGGTGCCGCTTCGGTACCGGCTGCTAAAAATTCAGACATTTCCTGCCAGATAGTCTCAATTTCATCATCATGCTTTACGCGCCATTGGCCTTTGCCGTCATAGCCGGCCTGACATGTTTTAACGACAAGCGGCTTACCCAGTTTTTCAACTGCAGCCACAAAGTGTGCTTTTTCAGTGATTAACGCATATGGGGCACAGGCTACCTGCGCTTTTTCAAGCAGTGCTTTTTCTTTAGCCCGGTCACCACCGGTCAGTATGGCTTCGGCTCCTGGGTAAAATTTCCCCGTTTGCTGGCATACCGACAAAACATCCGCCGGAATATGTTCAAACTCTGCGGTAATAGCGTCGACATCCGCTATTGCTTGCTCCAGTGTTGCGCTGTGTGCTTCGAACGTTACCGGGTTAATAATTTGCTGAGTCGCGACATCGTATGCAGAGACCTGAATATTTAAATGCGTAGCAGACAAGCTCATCATTTGAGCTAACTGGCCTGCGCCTAAAACTAATACTTTCATTACTACTCTGCTGGGTTAGGGTTAGCCAGAATGGTTTCAGTTTGTGCCTTTCGGAACGCCTCGACCTTGTCGAAAATCTCTGGCTGTTGACAACCCAGAATTTGAGCCGCGAGCAGCCCTGCATTTGCGGCCCCAGCGTCACCAATTGCAAGCGTGCCGACAGCGACACCTTTTGGCATTTGGCAGATCGACAACAATGAATCAACACCATTCAGCGTTTTCGATTTCACAGGCACACCTAACACAGGCAGGCTGGTAAATGCAGCAGCCATTCCTGGCAAATGTGCAGCCCCACCGGCGCCTGCAATAATAACTTTGATGCCCCGCTCTGCCGCTGAGGAAGCGTAATCAGCTAGCAACTGCGGTGTACGGTGCGCAGAAACAACTTTTGTTTCGTATTCAATACCGAACTTATCCAGCATGTCTGCTGCATGTTGCATTGTAGGCCAATCGGACTTAGAGCCCATAATGATGCCAACCGTCATAATTATTCCTCAGTTTAAATTGAACGATTTAGGCGCAGTTTTAGGGGTATGCGCCAACTTCAGGCGTATTATACCCAAGTGGCGCGGCAAAGCGAATCGACATTTCCATACTAAATAGATTCGCCAGACTGACCCTCCTGTATTTCAATCTCAGATTGCCCAACTTGCGCTTTTCGCCAATGGTAGAAAAATGCATCAGGGCCTAAAATCAAAAAGAGTAAAGCTATTCCGCCGGGTACCAGTACGGCTCTAAGCACCGGGCCAAGGACATAGCTGTAAAACAGAATAAAAGGGATAAACAAAACATAACCTATCATTCGCTGCAACATATAGCCTCCTTAACATTTATTGAGCGCGCTCATATTTTTAAATGAGCACGCTCAATTGTCAATATGAAGTGGCCAACATGGATTGCCAATACACAAAAAAGATCTGCTATATCGCGCCCAAATGATTACCTTCTTAGTTACTGGAAAGTCAGCTAAGATGCTGATTAAACGTTTATTGTTTATATTTGGGTGGTCGTTTATCATGGTATAATGGTGAAAAACATGATACTAAACCGCAATGAAAAAAAGCGAAAAAACAAAACAGCTAATCTTGGATGAAAGCTGGCAACTGTTTATTGCAGATGGCTACCAGGAGACCTCTACCCGTCAAATAGCCAAAGCAGCGGGTATCGCAGTCGGAACTGTTTTCAGCCACTTCCCATGTAAAGTGGATATTCTCAAAACTGCAATGCACCAGCGTATCGATGCGGTTATCGACAATGCCATCAGCACAGATCAACATCACTCTGCCAGGCTAAAGTTACGCCACTATGCCAGCCACCTGTTCGCTTTTTATTTGCAGCACCGTGAATTCAGTCAGGCACTACTAAGCGATTTGCTATGGCATCAAGCCTACTTTGCCGATCAAATATCGGCCTTTAAAACACTCCTTTTTGCAGAGCAAGAGTACGACGAAATAAAAGCAACCGTGATGATGGACTGTTACTTTATGACCCTGATCCAGGGCTTGTCCGACCCCGCCTCCTGTAAAGACAGTATGCTGCGACTTCTTACTAATAAGCTGACCTTGCTTTATTAGTGAATATGTATGATGTGTTCTTTATATGGCAGGGTGAATGTGTAAAGTACATCCACCCTTTATTCTATTGTACCTTGGCTTGATTCCCAAAATCAGTAGGTATTTGCTTAGGAATATACCAAATACTACCGGGTTCGTTCTTACTAACGCGAACACGAGTTTTACGCGCTATCCCCAAAAAAATCATAGAGAACATGAGCGCTATAATTTCAACACACAGAGTTCCAAAATTGGCTGGGCTCCATAAGCCAATTGACGGAAATATCAAGGCAATAACAGAGCTGAGCGGCACAGCCAAACACAATAAAGATAAGCACTTCAAACCATATACAGCCGTTTTGGCAGGCCCTAACGAAAATGAACAGCCCATCACTAAGAAGAAAGTAGTGTAATACACAAGCATATAGGCATAATTAATATTAAAGGCACCCAGCGATAGCCATTTGTTAGCAGCAAACACCGATGCAATACCAATCAAAGCTCCTAGACTGACACCGACGGTGAGAGCTCCCATAATGTGATATGACCTACTCTGCTCTGTTCCGGAATTACGCCGTTTTTCGAGCCAAAGTATATTACCTGAATAAAACAGGCATGCACCAGCCATACCCATTAAAAAGTATACCCAACGAACAACATCGCCCCCATAACTACCAAAATGTAAGCCAAAGAATGTAGACACAATTCTTGCCCATATCGTTTGCTCAGAGTGGGCGGCACTTGAAGAGCTAATTTCAAAGGTATAAGGGTTCATGAACACAAAGTCATTTAATGCACCACGCATCAATTGACTTTCATTAACGACACTTACACTAGCCGATGCTGATGGTTTATCCAGATTGTTAAATCGTATCTGAGAGACTGTGTAGCCTGGTGCATGGGCTTCAACCTTGGCCACTATCTCAGAGACTTTTGGTAAATCCGTAATATGTCGCTCAATTTTAGATGGCGACGAGCGAGGAAATAAAGGCTTATCTCCATACAGTTGTGACAAGCCACCATAAAACACATCGTGGAAGGCAAAAACAGTGACTGTAACAGCGATGACAATATGAAAAGGCAGGCTCGCAACACCCAATAAATTGTGCCCATCCAACCAAAGCCTCTTCCGTTCTCCATCCCGACGCAAGGCCTGAAAACGTTTGGTCAGTGTAGGGAGTAAAAACACGAGACCAGATACTAAAGCCAGAAAATACAAAAACGCAGCAACACCTAACACAAACACGCCGGCCTGTGTATGGTCGACCTCTCCAATTATTCCCGCTGTGCGGTGCAACATGTCAAGCATAGTCGATAAAGAATTCACAGGAACCAGTTGCGTTATCAACTCTCCTTGGGAGTTCAAAGACCCATGCCATTTAACATCTTCAAGCCCAAGTCCTCGGCCTGTTCCCTGCTCATACCAACTTACAGGCGACATAGACTTGTCAAAATGCAAAGTGATGTTTTGCGCAGCTTCTGGGTGCTTGGACAGTATCTGGGGTAATAATTTATCGTATTGGGTATCGCCTATTGCGGGCATACTTTTTTCAGGTGATGTTGCCCAGTTATCAATTTCCGGCGCAAACATCACTAACGCTCCGGCGAAGAACCCTATAAACAGCAATAGACTTGTCGTTATGCCTGTCCATGTGTGCAGTATTTGATAGGTTCTCAGAATATCAGCTCTGACTTTCATAAAAAACTCCTTAAGCCAGCTTGCAGTGCAAAAAGCATAATGGTGGTTAGTAGCAAATAAATCCAAGCTTGCCTACCTGTTTTAAACAGGTAGGTCATACTTAAGATAACCAACCAAATAGGCGCGGTTATCCACATATTAAACTGAGTCTTCCATAAAAGTTGAGTGTTTGATAATGGTCCGCTAATTCCATCGGGACCAAACCAGGCAACTAACCCAACAATAGAAAAGCTAAGTAGGCCACCTGCGATAACCCCAGCCAGAGATTTACTCAACCAATCAGGTTGAATTTTGTTATTTTTCATAGTGACTTAGGCCTTATTTTACGTAAAAACAAAGCTAAAAAAGGAAAGATGATCAACCCCAACATGGACAATACGATACTCTGAAATATCATGGCTGGACCATTCATATCAACATATATCACAATGTTTGCTAGAAGTAGGCTTAAATATGACGTAAAGCGCCACCGCCTGCCAAGCGGACGTACTAAAAACTGTTGATTTTTATTGCTAAGATAGAATAACAAGGTACCTATAAATATGAGCAGTACCTGAAAAATTGTAAGCACTTTTCACTCCCTGTATTTGTATGATAATGAAGACAAACATTATACATAAAGAGTATTGATAATCACTACCATTTACTTTTACCGTAAGTTCTATGGTTACGTTTTTTGAAGGGTGGTTTTGACCAACGCGCACATATTAAATGGTAACTACGAGCAAGTATGACCAAACAGACAGCACCCGTTAAAACCGGAAATAGCAAAAATGTCCAGCCCTGCCCGCTCAGCATAATAAACAACGGATTGGCGCCGGCTGGCGGGTGCAGCGTTTTAGTCAACACCATGAGAGATACA contains:
- the rrtA gene encoding rhombosortase, with amino-acid sequence MFDLPLAPRYVLPPAILIAFCTLLMLPPVQELLLFNRELIEQGELWRIWTSQYVHTNWMHWLLNVIGIGFIWVLHAEYRTPKTYAIHLLLLGLWTGIGIWLFCPDIRIYTGLSGLLHGVIVWGAIKDIKVGERTGILLFLGILGKLAWEQYAGPSAEVGELISSRVAIESHLIGAVGGMVLALPLLWQKK
- a CDS encoding S9 family peptidase: MKQSLTSLAVASALFLAGCQVTQNSNNNQNSQVTSPITIATTVETTGSQAITLEQAMADPDWLGRKPEGGFWSANSQSVLFKQKQSGSELRDTFKYDGQGIEQVDLSDKHQVGADDAVYSSDGKLQAYVFAGNVFVKDISNNQVRQLTRSSQKAEQLQFLTSGQLAYLADNTFYAIDLNTGLTTELAKLIVTDAPLGVTEPTSYIAQEQHQLISYVALQHKNAKDAQSRKKALVDQNSTIDNNLFYLGKDQRIVESSLSPAGDKLIVATTKDMPERSAQDIMPNYVTQDGNIDPVKARSRVADNKPVEHTLIVIDLKTKQQQSLRYDTLPGFDEDVLAEVRRENAEAQGKTYSSKKAPRHITLILDWGWDQSPIQWNTQGTEVALMLESWDNKDRWIATVDFSNNKLVSQHRLHDEAWVNYTHNDFGWLNNKDTLYYLSEESGYSHLYTKPLNEKATQLTSGKFEVSELTLTKDNAAIYFKANKKHPGIYEIYRVGVQSGNLEALTNLNGMTDYVLSPDESKLLLTHSKIVMPPELYIAKAEPGSEVKQITNTVSDAFLSKKLIAPKVVAIPSSNTDQPIYAKVYYPADYQEGEQGNTRKAVIFNHGAGYLQNSHLGWSVYFREFMFHSLLASEGYVVMDMDYRASKGYGRDWRTAIYRHMGKPEIEDLADGVNWMVENVNVDKGAVGTYGGSYGGFMTFMALFTQPELFQAGAALRPVTDWAYYNDPYTSNILNRPADDPIAYRRSSPIYFAEGLNKPMLINAPMIDDNVFFQDVVRLVQRLIELEKENYETAIYPVEPHGFVQPSSWLDEYRRIYKLFKENL
- a CDS encoding YeiH family protein, with translation MLLERPGFHKTLFLLAFLFALSPFASASSALFIGLGFALILGNPLPDLSNNASKWLLKLAVIGLGFNVNIEEVLAVGRSSLVLTIISITAIIGLGELLSQVFRLNRNTGTLISFGTAICGGSAIAAMAPVIKARQDEIAISLSVIFALNALGLLIFPWLGHYFSLSESQFALWSALAIHDTSSVVAAASVYGPVALTMATTIKLTRAMWIVPYAAMAGVFWRSSEKASIPLFIIGFIAAAMINTWLPNYQPVWSLLYSGAKSVLVASLFLIGSGVSMAMLRQSGWRPFAMASILWFIVSGVMLLLILDGLITL
- a CDS encoding 5-(carboxyamino)imidazole ribonucleotide synthase, translating into MKVLVLGAGQLAQMMSLSATHLNIQVSAYDVATQQIINPVTFEAHSATLEQAIADVDAITAEFEHIPADVLSVCQQTGKFYPGAEAILTGGDRAKEKALLEKAQVACAPYALITEKAHFVAAVEKLGKPLVVKTCQAGYDGKGQWRVKHDDEIETIWQEMSEFLAAGTEAAPHAIIAEQMIPFDREVSIIGVRDRNGQCRIYPLTENQHTNGVLTLSIAGKEKSAIQAQAESAFSALASELDYVGVLAIEFFDVNGTLLVNEIAPRVHNSGHWTQQGSHVSQFENHIRAIAGLPVGDTTLIRPTAMVNVLGQENIPTDVLQIPGVTSHWYGKAAKPGRKMGHINVSANSLHELGERLADLAEILPESAYPGIAETSHALILN
- the purE gene encoding 5-(carboxyamino)imidazole ribonucleotide mutase, which codes for MTVGIIMGSKSDWPTMQHAADMLDKFGIEYETKVVSAHRTPQLLADYASSAAERGIKVIIAGAGGAAHLPGMAAAFTSLPVLGVPVKSKTLNGVDSLLSICQMPKGVAVGTLAIGDAGAANAGLLAAQILGCQQPEIFDKVEAFRKAQTETILANPNPAE
- a CDS encoding TetR/AcrR family transcriptional regulator gives rise to the protein MKKSEKTKQLILDESWQLFIADGYQETSTRQIAKAAGIAVGTVFSHFPCKVDILKTAMHQRIDAVIDNAISTDQHHSARLKLRHYASHLFAFYLQHREFSQALLSDLLWHQAYFADQISAFKTLLFAEQEYDEIKATVMMDCYFMTLIQGLSDPASCKDSMLRLLTNKLTLLY
- a CDS encoding PepSY-associated TM helix domain-containing protein, with the translated sequence MKVRADILRTYQILHTWTGITTSLLLFIGFFAGALVMFAPEIDNWATSPEKSMPAIGDTQYDKLLPQILSKHPEAAQNITLHFDKSMSPVSWYEQGTGRGLGLEDVKWHGSLNSQGELITQLVPVNSLSTMLDMLHRTAGIIGEVDHTQAGVFVLGVAAFLYFLALVSGLVFLLPTLTKRFQALRRDGERKRLWLDGHNLLGVASLPFHIVIAVTVTVFAFHDVFYGGLSQLYGDKPLFPRSSPSKIERHITDLPKVSEIVAKVEAHAPGYTVSQIRFNNLDKPSASASVSVVNESQLMRGALNDFVFMNPYTFEISSSSAAHSEQTIWARIVSTFFGLHFGSYGGDVVRWVYFLMGMAGACLFYSGNILWLEKRRNSGTEQSRSYHIMGALTVGVSLGALIGIASVFAANKWLSLGAFNINYAYMLVYYTTFFLVMGCSFSLGPAKTAVYGLKCLSLLCLAVPLSSVIALIFPSIGLWSPANFGTLCVEIIALMFSMIFLGIARKTRVRVSKNEPGSIWYIPKQIPTDFGNQAKVQ